The sequence below is a genomic window from Carassius carassius chromosome 45, fCarCar2.1, whole genome shotgun sequence.
TAAATACAGTAATTGCtgtaattgtattttatgttttaggtAGTCTGCTGAATAGCTGGGGAATTTTTAAAAGGgatatttgtctgtttttttgtGATTCATGCTTCATGCTTCTATTTTCAAACTGGTGTTTTTGAGAAACATTTGCTGAGATTAATGGTATTGTGGTTCATAATCTGATTCACAGAACAAACTTAACTCATGGAGGATGCTAAAGCAAAATAAGAGAAAATCTTACTGTGGTGGTATTTGTAAAGGCAGTAGAACACGAGGCACAGTCCCAAAACACAAGTGAGTGTAAGTCCACTTGAAAGCACAGTTTGATCAGACTGAGTTTCATCTCTAGTGCCATTTCCTTGGTTAACAGAAAACCAGAAAAATACGTGATTATGCAATGCAGCTTCCTTTTTCACAGTGTTACTTTCTTTATTAATATGTCTTAAGAACGGTCTTTGTGTTTAAAGGTGTTTTAGGTTTAATTCCTGTCCTAAACAGAATATTATAATCTGGCATCATTTTGCAAATTCGTATAAGGTGGACAATGAATGAAGAACTGCTCACCGGTAATATACGTGTGCTTTTCTGATTCTCCATATGCGTTTGAAGCAATACAGCTGTACGTGCCGTACTCGGAGCTGGTTATGTTACTGATGTGTAGAGTTTGGTTTCTCTCACTGAACGAATGTCTGTGTTTCTCTAGAATAGGGACTCCTTCTCTCTTCCACATCAGATGCTGAAATAAACCGCTCACTTCACATTTGAGAGTCACAGATGTGCTGGAGGTCCAGGAGACCACAATTCCTGTTGCATTTGGAGGATCTTAAAGTGAAATATGTTAATGAGCACAAGCACGACACAATTAGATGAATTCTTTATGAATAAGCTTGACTCTGTTTTGTCTGACTTACATTGAATAATTAATGTAAAGTTTAGGCGTTTTACAGTTCTATCTCCTGTAACTATAATTTCAGTGAAGACTCCTTCATCCCTTTCTGTCACGCTCTCCAGAATCAGGGTGTTGTTGTTTAAATAGAAACGAGCCGTTCCACAGCATTGACTGTATGAAACACTGGATGTTGTATTTGTTTGTCTAAAACATAAACATGTTGTCGATCTATTTCCTTTGGTCCATTCCACTGACTTCAGAGAATCAGCAGTGTGTTGATCAAGTTTCTCTCCAGTGAGCTCAACACGACTGTATAGGCCCTTCTTCACTTCTTCAACTTTAATTTCTCTCACTGtcaatcaatatatatatttgttattattaattaacaaataCTTCTAAGAAAAAGATCAACTATATCTTAGAAATGGCTATACATGTAAATCTAATAATTGACCTAAAGAAATGAAGTTAAAGTAAACTTTAAGTAGTATTTTAAGTAAAAATCACACATATACTACAAATctagctttttaaaatgtattcaatgtATGTATTACAAACCAcatatgcattaataaaaaaaacttaaatactgCAATAATTATTAGCTATAAAATGTATTAGCCATACTTACCAAATACAGCAAAGAAAAAAAGCCaaatatgaatgaaatatccTGGCATCATAAGTCAGGAGTTAGACTTAGTCCTCTTATAGTTAAATTAGCATTTGATTAACACTGGTAACCTTTAATCAATCCATTCAGATCTGTAGATCTAGTTTCTGTGACACGCTTTCATGAACCCGGAGTTTAAACTGTCACCTCAGagtaaaaaagtaaagtaaagtaaagtcaCTAAAAACCACAACAGGAAAATGCGGTTAGAACAAGGAAGAAGGCAGGGCTAGTCTTATTCAGATAATGTTTTACACAACACCTTATGTACATGTTTCATATTGTATATACCAGACCAATTACTAATTCATGAAAAAGACAACTTGCTAgcagattatttaaatgtttaaaactgatTATGGCTATAATGTCATCTTGTTGTGCTAAATCACCAGATGCCATTCGGTGGATAGTGTTGAATCagtttaatttagtattatttttactaGATATTTATACAGTAcctactgttatttttttttatatgtactaATAAAAGCTAGAGTCTGAATCCCCTGATACATaatgaaaaaaagttatataaaacaTCTGTTAATGTAAGAAGTAAAGTCAAACAAAGGAAAACCCATCATCCTCTGGTTTTACCCTTTAAAACAAGTGTGCTAGACATAAACATATGAAGAATTCACACATTCTGAGAATACAATGTAACTTCACAGCTTCAACTGGCAACACAACAGCTAAGAACGAAACAGGATGTATGAAAAAAGACCATGAAGGAGACTTCAGTCCAAAGTGAGTCTTTCTAATTCAGCAGTGGAAGTGCGTGAAGCAGGCGGTGTGTTGGATTTGTGGCCCTCCGTTACAGATTTAAAGTGCTGATCACAGGAGAAACAAGACAAGCTCATTAATAATACAATCCAGAACTGAAACATTTAAAACCCTGTGCTTTACAAACCGTGAATAAATGGCACTTAATACAAATAATGCTAAACAATTACCTCAGCATTTGTAGATtgtgaaaagcattttttattatttaatgtaatatttcacaatatcatttGTCCTCTCCAGCTTCAGGACGTGCTGTGGTCTGATCATTAGTGACCCAAAACAGAACAACGGTTTCTTCCCTGTCTGTGGGTCCAACCTCAGAGTAACCAGACTCCTCAAAGTGTTGCGCTGCAGCGGAGGCCTGACTGCTCTCTCTCGGCTTAATGAAGTCTGTGTAGACGTACAAGATGGAAGTCAGCTCTTCAGAGTCAGGTACTTCCTGAGAGACAggagtttaaaaatatattaataattatataatcaaatcATTCATAGAATTCCACTGGATGCAAAGAGTGTGTTATTTGACTTAAAGACCCCATTAATTACTTTAGGATTGTGTTGACATATTGAAACTTTTGAGGTCACACGTTACTTTACGACCTGAACCATAATTAGTTTCTACCAAAAGCAGGTGATAACAGAATGAGGAAACATTCtcattttgaagaacattttattggGTGAAACCATGTACACACACACCCATCAAGTGCAAGATGGGTCATCAATATAGTTTGTTTTCCTGGAAGAGGAATGTTTATTTGTGCTTAAAGTTAATGTACACTGGCATAGAGGCATCTAAGCTAACAGACAGGGAATAACAGCCACAAAActgcagtatttatttttatgggaTCTTTAAGTTAaagataataaatattaatgtccATGAAAATGTTTATACTGAAATCATTATTTATCTGTTTATGGCTTTTTGTACATTACCTGATAAATTCCATGGGCATTGTCCACATCCCCTGTGTATTAAAGAGTGACGTTATAAATTATAAGATACTTTATAATATTAGTTGCAgctctttttttttaccttcatctAGTTCTGCCAATGTCTACTCTTTAGCCTTAAAAGTATACCAAATGTAAAATACACTAAACGAAAGCTAATTTTACACAGTGCATTTTATAATACTATACATGCTATATATTTCAGGATAGTCTACAGAGTATCTGGTGAGTTTTGTTGAAAGGAAATTTGTCTACTACTCATAGGTTTTGAGACTGTTAATCTGATTCACAGACTCATGGAGGTTGTGGATTTCATAAACTAAGAGTTATTATTTTGCTAAAGCAACATTTATGAAAATTGATTGTGTTTGGGAGAAAATCTTACTGTGGTGGTATTTGTAAAGGCAGTAGAACACGAGGCACAGTCCCAAAACACAAGTGAGTGTAAGTCCACTTGAAAGCACAGTTTGATCAGACTGAGTTTCATCTCTAGTGCCATTTCCTTGGTTAACAGAAAACCAGAAAAATACTTGATTATGCAATGCAGCTTCCTTTTTCACAGTGTTACTTTCTTTATTAATATGTCTTTGTGTTTAAAGGTGTTTTAGGTTTAATTCCTGTCCTAAACAGAATATTATAATCTGGCATCATTTTGCAAATTCGTATAAGGTGGACAATGAATGAAGAACTGCTCACCGGTAATATACGTGTGCTTTTCTGATTCTCCATATGCGTTTGAAGCAATACAGCTGTACGTGCCGTTCTCGGAGCTGGTTATGTTACTGATGTGTAGAGTTTGGTTTCTCTCACTGAACGAATGTCTGTGTTTCTCTAGAATAGGGACTCCTTCTCTCTTCCACATCAGATGCTGAAATAAACCGCTCACTTCACATTTGAGAGTCACAGATGTGCTGGAGGTCCAGGAGACCACAATTCCTGTTGCATTTGGAGGATCTTAAAGTGAAATATGTTAATGAGCACAAGCACGACACAATTAGATGAATTCTTTATGAATAAGCTTGACTCTGTTTTGTCTGACTTACATTGAATAATTAATGTAAAGTTTAGGCGTTTTACAGTTCTATCTCCTGTAACTATAATTTCAGTGAAGACTCCTTCATCCCTTTCTGTCACGCTCTCCAGAATCAGGGTGTTGTTGTTTAAATAGAAACGAGCCGTTCCACAGCATTGACTGTATGAAACACTGGATGTTGTATTTGTTTGTCTAAAACATAAACATGTTGTCGATCTATTTCCTTTGGTCCATTCCACTGACTTCAGAGAATCAGCAGTGTGTTGATCAAGTTTCTCTCCAGTGAGCTCAACACGACTGTATAGGCCCTTCTTCACTTCTTCAACTTTAATTTCTCTCACTGtcaatcaatatatatatttgttattattaattaacaaataCTTCAAAAGTATTTGTTAAGCTTAAGCTAGAAAAAGATCAACTATATCTTAGAAATGACTATACATGTAAATGTAGTAATTGGCCTAAAGAAATGAAGTTAGTTTAAGTAAACTTTAAGTAGTATTTTAAGTAAACATCACACATATACTACAAATctagctttttaaaatgtattcaatgtATGTATTACAAACCAcatatgcattaataaaaaaacagaaatactgcaatAATTATTAGCTATAAAATGTATTAGCCATACTTACCAAATACAGCAAAGAAAAAAAGCCaaatatgaatgaaatatccTGGCATCATAAGTCAGGAGTTAGACTTAGTCCTCTTAGTTAAATTAGCATTTGATTAACACTGGTAACCTAACCATTCCATTAAATCTGTAGATCTAGTTTCTGTGAAATGCTTTAAACTGTCACCTAAAAAATTGTCACTTAAAACCATGACAGGAAAATAAAAAGCGGTTAGAACAAGGAAGAAGGCTGGGCTAGTCTTATTTAGATAATGTATTACACAACACCTTATGTACATGTTTCATATTGTATATACCAGACCAATTACTAATTCATGAAAAAGACAACTTGCTAgcagattatttaaatgtttaaaactgatTATGGCTATAATGTCATCTTGTTGTGCTAAATCACCAGATGCCATTCGGTGGATAGTGTTGAATCagtttaatttagtattatttttactaGATATTTATACAGTACctactgttattttttattatatgtacTAATAAAAGCTAGAGTCTGAATCCCCTGATACATAAtgacaaaaagttatataaaaCATCTGTTAATGTAAGAAGTAAAGTCAAACAAGGGAAAACCCATCATCCTCTGGTTTTACCCTTTAAAACAAGTGTGCTAGACATAAACATATGAAGAATTCACACATTCTGAGAATACAATGTAACTTCACAGCTTATAAAGAATTCACACATTCTGAGATGCATGACCGAATGTAACTTAAATTTTCAACCGGCAACACAACAGCTAAGAACGAAACAGGATGTATGAAAAAAGACCATGAAGGAGACTTCAGTCCAAAGTGAGTCTTTCTAATTCAGCAGTGGAAGTGCGTGAAGCAGGCGGTGTGTTGGATTTGTGGCCCTCCGTTACAGATTTAAAGTGCTGATCACAGGAGAAACAAGACAAGCTCATCAATAATACAACCCTGAACTGAAACATTTAAAACCCTGTGCTTTACACACCGTGAATAAATGccacttaataaaaataatgctaaACAATTACCTCGGCATTTGCAGAATgtgaaaagcatgttttattatttaatgtaattttgtagAATATAATTTGTCCTCTCCAGCTTCAGGACGTGCTGTGGTCTGATCATTAGTGACCCAAAACAGAACAACGGTTTCTTCCCTGTCTGTGGGTCCAACCTCAGAGTAACCAGACTCCTCAAAGTGTTGCGCTGCAGCGGAGGCCTGACTGCTCTCTCTCGGCTTAATGAAGTCTGTGTAGACGTACAAGACGGAAGTCAGCTCTTCAGAGTCAGGTACTTCCTGAGAGACAggagtttaaaaatatattaataattatataatcaaatcATTCATAGAATTCCACTGGATGCAAAGAGTGTGTTATTTGACTTAAAGACCCCATTAATTACTTTAGGATTGTGTTGACATATTGAAACTTTTGAGGTCACACGTTACTTTACGACCTGAACCATAATTAGTTTCTACCAAAAGCAGGTGATAACAGAATGAGGAAACATTCtcattttgaagaacattttattggATGAAACCATGTACACACACACCCATCAAGTGCAAGATGGGTCATCAATATAgtttgttccctttcaagggaacttcgaactgcgtcctctgaggggacactatggggaacacctcgtcgtgacccgtgtctgaagcatactttgaaacagcctctgacgtcactaccagcgcgactataaatacgcgcccgtaggacccgtcacttatcttcttcgtcttcattgactgttttgtttgaagcgtgcatctgagactcacactctccggcggcgaacaagagtgaacttcgggaggaagatgcgttatcattaacccattctgacactgaagttagtgctctgctgggttctacccagaaagagcaggagatgtctgagagtggcgaagaagctgaggctgagccttctcaatcctcctgccccgcgtatgaggagctgttagaggttatggatcgcgccacggcaaaattagatttgccatggaagcgtgccagaaaggtaacgtcacgaggtcgcctcgatgagcgttatttgtctgaacatagccctccagcccaggtgagccttccattcttgcctgacttgcatgcagaagtcgaaaaggaatggaagaggccgttttcctctcgcatccaccggtttcagcatacgagctatgctaatatcgagggcatgcacgaaaacggctataagaggatgccccctgtagaagagacgctggctagctatctctctgtggggcaaacgtcctctcttaaatctccctctttgccatctaagcccctccaggatacatcccgcttaaatggcaggtcatacgcggcagctggtcaggctgtggcttcgttgcacacgatggcggtgctccaggcctaccaggctgacctgctgaaggacctggatacaggtgagggcctttcacctgaccaggtagccgagctgcgccgcaccacagacctctctctcatgggcaggtctatggcggccatggtggtaacggagagacgtctgtgggtgaacctggcagacatcgggagggaagaaagggggtttcttctcgatgctccggtctcgccttctgagcttttcggtacctccgtcgagatggtggtcgaaaagttcagggaggcaagggcgcgctcagcagcctttaaatccttcattccacgaaggtccaggtccgagcccgaacaacaaaggggtcctggcccatctcgatctgaggatcgtagacgggcgcagaaggctagtgttgcggctcgcgctcctcccccgcctaagggcaggggcaagaggaaccgcgggtcacggagaggtaagctgggtctgagggacgtgattcagacgaggcagcgtcctcgcccgggtcagagcggtaaaaagacctagtagctccggatgtttttaacctctgttttaacctctgtttttgtcctcccctgcctaattcccctgtagccaccagctctccacctgatcgaggttaggtggacagtctctcacataacagtctccttcctggacctatgatgttttggttggttctatgttcatagcaaccgccttactgacggtccggaccagaaggggcgccccgcaagcgggactccagtacaggagggtgggtgagtacgtaacccttgctttacctgtttatggatgttatgttgctggtggttatatgtctactaacaatctctgtgagtttcctttacagtgctctggaaGTAAAAggctaggtggccaagatcacaggctttcggtaggcggccgcaccgcgtgggttccgcccccccggggcgcgacacccaccgcggagtgagacCCGCTCTGCGATTgcccatcccacaccccctcccgaggagcctggctgatcatcagaattggcacagcactgcagggaattccatagatatccggccaggtcaccctgaggggccgcctggccgcttggcgcatccggggaggtggtggttacggagtcctctgtatgtactgcctcaggtgatgctcccctcgcttgagggttggaactcacctctcccgtgcgatccagcgcctctgcgatgcttgtttcggtacacacgctaagcctgtgtactctctcaaaaccacatggtggtcagtgagcacgtgaacactttgtgcACAttactttgcgcactttctaaaatcctgtacagTAGGGGTtatgcgctccgcttcgttccctttcttaagatgattagccctgggttccatgggcttcattcagctgGTGTGTATTtgctatacacctcaagcatcgcttccctcaacatgaggggctgggtggactcccacatattgtggttatcaggtagtaggcttcatcaggcctctctgatggtgagctcccacatactgtggttgccaggtagtaggcctcaccaggcctccctggagatttagctcccacatactatgcgtctccactaaatagcatattgtggttttcagatagtaggcttcaccaggtctctctgaaggcgagctcccacgttctgtggttgccaggtagtaggcctcaccaggccttcctggagatttagctcccacatactgtgcgtttccactaaatagcatattgtggttttcagatagtaggcttcaccaggtctctctgaatgcgagctcccacatactgtggttgccaggtagtaggcctcaccaggcctccctggagatttagctcccacatactgtgcatttccactaaatagcatattgtgattttcagatagtaggcttcaccaggtctctctgaaggcgagctcccacatactgtggttgccaggtagtaggcctcaccaggcctccctggagatttagctcccacatactgtgcgttccactggatagcacattgtggttttcagatagtaggcttcaccaggtctctctgaaggcgagctcccacatactgtggttgccaggtagtaggcctcaccaggcctccctggggatttagctcccacatactgtgcgttccactaaatagcacattgtggttttcagatagtaggcttcaccaggtctctctgaaggtgagctcccacatactgtggttgccaggcagtaggcctcaccaggcctccctggagatttagctcccacatactgtgcgttccactaaatggcacattgtggttttcagatagtaggcttcaccaggtctctctgaaggcgagctcccacatactgtggttgccaggtagtaggcctcaccaggcctccctggagatttagctcccacatactgtgcgttccactaaatagcacattgttgttttcagatagtaggcatcaccaggtctctctgaaggcgagctcccacatactgtggttgccaggtagtaggacTCACCAGGCCTCcttggagatttagctcccacatactgtgtgtTTCctttaaatagcatattgtggttttcagatagtaggctttaccaggtctctct
It includes:
- the LOC132127175 gene encoding hemicentin-1-like, whose protein sequence is MMPGYFIHIWLFFFAVFVREIKVEEVKKGLYSRVELTGEKLDQHTADSLKSVEWTKGNRSTTCLCFRQTNTTSSVSYSQCCGTARFYLNNNTLILESVTERDEGVFTEIIVTGDRTVKRLNFTLIIQYPPNATGIVVSWTSSTSVTLKCEVSGLFQHLMWKREGVPILEKHRHSFSERNQTLHISNITSSEYGTYSCIASNAYGESEKHTYITGNGTRDETQSDQTVLSSGLTLTCVLGLCLVFYCLYKYHHRQKAENGTTTDGGGATIDLGIYQEIPDFGEVTPLPYVYTDFIKPRESSQASAAAQHFEESGYSVVGPSCREPVSNEESTAFVEAGEE
- the LOC132126997 gene encoding hemicentin-2-like — protein: MMPGYFIHIWLFFFAVFVREIKVEEVKKGLYSRVELTGEKLDQHTADSLKSVEWTKGNRSTTCLCFRQTNTTSSVSYSQCCGTARFYLNNNTLILESVTERDEGVFTEIIVTGDRTVKRLNFTLIIQYPPNATGIVVSWTSSTSVTLKCEVSGLFQHLMWKREGVPILEKHRHSFSERNQTLHISNITSSENGTYSCIASNAYGESEKHTYITGNGTRDETQSDQTVLSSGLTLTCVLGLCLVFYCLYKYHHRDVDNAHGIYQEVPDSEELTSILYVYTDFIKPRESSQASAAAQHFEESGYSEVGPTDREETVVLFWVTNDQTTARPEAGEDK